The genomic segment GCAACCCTGATGTAGCCATATCCAAGCGGTGCACAATCAGCGGGCCGTCCGCTTCGGGATACCGCCCGCGCATCACACTGTAAACAGATACCGCCTCTTCCTTGCCGGGTACGGACAGCATGCCCGCCGGCTTGTTGACCACCAACAGCCATTCGTCCTCATAAACGGTTTCCAATTCTTGTGCGGCGGACTGCAACAACGCTTTCTGCATCGGGTTTTCATCCACTTCAAGACCTTTCAGCATGTGCTTCAATATAGGTTCGCATTTGCCTTTGCAGGCGGGATAGTAATGCCCATGATGCCGTATTTCTGTTTTGGGCGACTCTCCCCACCAGAACTCTGCCATTGCGACGGGCTTCCACCCATGCAGATAGGCATGCTGCAATAGTTTGGGTGCGGCGCACTCACCGGCTCCTGCGGGAGGGGTTTTGTGGGCGGTCTGTTCGAAGATGTCGCAAAGTGTCCTGACTTCTCCCCGGTAGTTCAGCATCTTAAACTGTTCGAACAGTTTTTGCTGCAATGCGGCGGAACGTGCCTTCCGTTCGGCTTTCAAGGCCTGTATGCCGGCTTCGTGGCCGGAGACTGATTGTTGCAAAGGAATAATCTGTTCTTTCCACGCGCGTTCCATGCGCTTGTACTCCGCCTTCTGAAATTGGCTTTCTCGTATCAGGTCCTTTTCTTCTTCGGGGCTGAGTGGAAAGCCGGGATGTGAAGCCGCTTTCCGCCTCCGTTCTTCCCTTTTCTTTTTGGCGGCTTTCATCTGTGCTTTGGCATCTTCTAAAGCATTCCGGGCGGTTTGTTGCAGGGCAGATAGTTGTTCGAGTTGCCGCCGGTATGTTTCATCCTCTTCCAACTGCCTGATGCGGGCATTGATCTGCGATATTTGCTCTTCCTCTTTTTTGAAGAATCCTTGTGGTTGCAATAAGTCGTAAACCGGCGGCACGAAGAACGGATGCATGTTCTTGCCCGCCAAAATGCCGGAAAAGGCTGCCAGGTATCCCACTTTGCCTTCTTGGGTCTTTACGACCAATACGCCGAACATCTTGCCTTGCGCCAGCTCTTCTTTCCATGCGTCCTGCAAGGCAAGATAGTCCTGCACCTCTTTCGCGGCAGCCACGCAGAGTGGATGAGGTGTATAGCAAAAAGGAAAAGTGAACTTCTCCGGTAAGGGTATGCCTGCGACGGAGGTGTGGAAATGGTGCAGCATGTTGATGTTAGTCGTCGATTAGATTGTCGTTGTCTGTATTGATGTAGAGGGAGCTGTTGTCGTCTTCCGGATCGGACACAACTTCCTCTTCGTTGTGCTGCGGAAGAGGACGGGGGTGCACAGACTTCTTTTTCTTTCCGTACTTGCGCTCTCTTTCCCAAGCTGCTTTTCGCGCCTGGTATTGTTCGTATTGATTTTCCAAATAGTTGTCGGCCATAATAAGTCGTTTATAAAGTATTCAATTCTTGCTTTCCAAACACACACACAGAGGCAGGGTAGGCTCTGTCTAAATTCCTTCATGCTGTTAAATTGTCTGCGTTTCTGTGCTCAGTCTGTATAAACCACGAAAATTTGTTTATCGTTCGGTGGGCAGTGAGAACTCCTGCCGGTCATATTGTTGTCCGTTGCCGTTGGCTACGGCCACGCGTATGGTGATGTTTCCCGTCTTTATCCGCTCGCCTGCACTGATGTTGGCAGTGTATTTCACGCCGTTGTGGGGAGCAATCTGCTCCACCATTACGGACGGGGAGATGTAGATGCGCTTCATTCCCGTAGTTTCGGTCACTACGGGGACCACATTATAGACTGTCCGGTCGCCTTCATTCATGATTTCAAAAATCACTTTACTGCTTTCGCCGGAGGTGATGACGTGGTCGCGGTTATCGTCGATGAAGCGTATGTTGCGTATCTTCAGGTTGTCGAAGACCGAAGGGGCGGGATAGGTTTCGGGCTGCGGTTGTTCATAGGGTTCCGTCCTTTCTATCCGGTAACCGTACTCCTCTTGCTTCGGTGCGGAAACGGCATTTCCAATGGCGGCTCCCGCAATGGTTCCGATAATTGTGCCGATGGCAGATCCGCGGTAGCCGCCTCTCCAGCCACCGTTGCTGTCACCTATCAGGCCGCCGATGGCGCCGCCCACATTTCCGCCGATGGCTGCTCCGGCAAATATGGCACCGGGATCGCCTGATGCCATTTGGCTTGTACCGCAACTGCTGCACGCTAAAGCTGATGCCAGCAATCCAATGAAATACTTCTTCATGCCATTCAATACTTGATTTTATCAATACAAAGATAAGGAAAGAAATTTTATCCTTGCCATTTTATCCGCTTATATGCTGTTATTTTGCCTTTTTTGCATTGCTTTTTCTTTTTATCCGCGTGGAACTGCTTGGATTGTCCTATTTGCTTCCTGTCGGTTTCTGTAAACGGACTGCCGGATGATGACCTGATACAGGCGGGAGACCGGTTGGTGTGTTACGGGCAGTATCGGAACTTCCGGAAGTTTTGGAAAGTGCTGTGAGTCAGTCTCTCCACGAGGAAGTTTAAACTATAAGCAAAAGAATGGCGGGAAGGCTTGACTTTTGTTGCAGGAATCAGTATCTTTGATCACTTATATTAAATCGTTCCACCATAGAGAACGTTATGTTCCATTATGGGGTAGTTTTCGTTCCATCATGGTGGAATGAAAACTACCCCATAATGGAATGATTTAATATCTACACGTTTGCTTCTTGATTCTTTCCAAGGGAAAACGTAGGTATAGGGAAAGAAATAACAATTAAAAAGACAGCTTGAATGAGTATCTATTATGATTTGATAAAGAAGCCGGATGTCCGGCAGACGGGTGAACCGCAATCTCTCTATGCTCGTGCAGTCCCTAAGGGAACCATTGACAAAAAGGAGTTTATAGATCGTGTACATCGTTTTACGGGTATCAGCCGCAGTGTGCTCGAAGGTAGCATGACGGCTTTCATGGACGAGTTGCGCGACTGTCTGGTAGGAGGCTGGACGGTTGAATTGGGTGAGCTCGGTTATTTTTCTCCTTCGCTGAACTGCCGTCCTGTCATGGAAAAGAAAGAGGTGCGGGCCGCTTCGGTTTCATTGCGTGGACTGAATTTTCGTGTCAGCAGGGATTTTTATCGGACGCTGAATGAGAAAGCCGGTTTCGAGCGTCATCCGAAGTCGTCTGTGTCTACACCGCAATCCGTTTCGCGCGAACATTGTCTTGAACTGCTTAAAGCGCATTTCCTGACAGCTCCTTGCATCAGCCGGGCGCAATACTCCCGCATGGCAGGCCGTAGTTACAAACAGGCTGTTGTCGACTTGAATACTTTTGTTGCCGAGGGGGTGCTGATGCGCTATGGGGCGGGAAGGAATGTGGTGTATGCAAAGGTATTTCCCAAACCCTAATCCTGTATTATTAAAATAGGTTCTCCCAGCGGAATGTGTTTCCTACTCCGGGCAGCTCTCGTCATCGCATCGGTAGGAGGCGAAACATGATCCTGACGCACGAAATCGTCAAACGTTATCGGTACGTCAGCCAGTTTTGCAATCCTTTCCACGATTCGCCAGCGGCTCGGAGCATTAAAATACGGGATATTATTTTCCATGCAGCTCAAGTATTCGGGCCGCCATACACCATAATTATAGAGAAAACCTCCTTCAAAAGCACCGACATAGGCATATTTCGGTATCTTAGTAAAATCGGCCCATAGAATTTGGGTCAGGTCATTTGTTAAATCCAGATTAGGGTAGAAACCGTACGACTGCCAATATTTCAGTCTTTCCTTATCTTTCGACGGAATTACACCATAATACCTGTATTCGTCACCCAATCTGCCAAAAGCGTGTCCGCCGACTTCGTGATGGATAAGTGCTTCAAAGTCATAGGTCGGTATGTTCCCGCTGATAGGACAAGCTGCAACAGAGAATCCATTGGAATACATTATGGCAGTTCCGGCATATTTGCGACTATTCAGAATAAGGATGCCGGTTACCTCCACCACCTTATCTAAACCTGGGATCAGGTCCATATAATTCCTGCATGTCTTTTCATCCCACTGGATATCCGTCCCTTCACCGAAAGTCGAACCAAATCTGTTGTTCACTTTTCGTCCGGGAATCTCTTCGCTTACACCTTCCTCTTCGGAAACGGCAGCTATCATGTAGACGTTAAAATATTCCCGGAAAGATTTGTATGGTTCAATATTGAAAAAATAATGTTCGGCCTGACGGGACAGGGTTTCATAATACCCGCCCTTGTCCAAGTCGGTTTGCAGGAATCCGTCTCCCATAATAACGATATTAATCCCTTTGCCTTTGGTGGCTGCCTGTAGCTGCATATATTCGCCGTCCCGATAATATTCCTTTGTTTCTGCTTTTTGTGCGATGTGTAATGTCCTTTCCAGAATCGAGGCGGTAACAGTTAGTTCTGTCTCGCGGTCAATACCGGTTTGGTTCTCTGATACTGATACGGAAAGTATGCCTTGGTTGTCGACTTCGACCGTACACCAGTCTTTTGCGTCTTCGGGAAGCTTGAGTTCCAGTAAAGGGATGTCGTCGTAATCCTGATGAGACGTCGTCACGATTACCGTCCTGCTCTCGGCAGACATTCCAAAATCAAGGGTCTTACGCGACAGGCTAAGTTCTAACGGATATTGGTAGATCTTTAGCGTATCGGCTAAAGAAGAATCTTTTCCTTTTACATAAACACTGCCGATCCGGGGAAGCCCACTGAAGTTTTCTTCTATGCTTATATTAATCAAATCTGACGACAATTCTTTCGGTTCGACCAGTTTCATCCATTCCCTGGCCTCCGGTTCTATTTCGACTGAGTATTCGATATTCCGTTTAATTTCTAACGGGAATATTCCTCCTATCTGCCAAAAACCAATTTCTTCATAAGGAAGCTCTAAAATTTCGTTTTTCTCTTGGGTGACTTTCAAAGTCTGTGACGTCGAACTCCCGCGGAAAATGATCTCGGCGGTACGTTCGTCGGGCGTATCGTTTTCCGTCAAAGTAATCTGTATCGCA from the Bacteroides eggerthii genome contains:
- a CDS encoding BACON domain-containing protein → MRANKTRAGLLVCLCFLLILGSCKEEEDAVLNLSMSEITFGSKSEVKSVEVYANTSWSAEIAPSASSSWISLNVVSGKSGTSAIQITLTENDTPDERTAEIIFRGSSTSQTLKVTQEKNEILELPYEEIGFWQIGGIFPLEIKRNIEYSVEIEPEAREWMKLVEPKELSSDLINISIEENFSGLPRIGSVYVKGKDSSLADTLKIYQYPLELSLSRKTLDFGMSAESRTVIVTTSHQDYDDIPLLELKLPEDAKDWCTVEVDNQGILSVSVSENQTGIDRETELTVTASILERTLHIAQKAETKEYYRDGEYMQLQAATKGKGINIVIMGDGFLQTDLDKGGYYETLSRQAEHYFFNIEPYKSFREYFNVYMIAAVSEEEGVSEEIPGRKVNNRFGSTFGEGTDIQWDEKTCRNYMDLIPGLDKVVEVTGILILNSRKYAGTAIMYSNGFSVAACPISGNIPTYDFEALIHHEVGGHAFGRLGDEYRYYGVIPSKDKERLKYWQSYGFYPNLDLTNDLTQILWADFTKIPKYAYVGAFEGGFLYNYGVWRPEYLSCMENNIPYFNAPSRWRIVERIAKLADVPITFDDFVRQDHVSPPTDAMTRAARSRKHIPLGEPILIIQD
- a CDS encoding DsbA family protein, whose amino-acid sequence is MSIYYDLIKKPDVRQTGEPQSLYARAVPKGTIDKKEFIDRVHRFTGISRSVLEGSMTAFMDELRDCLVGGWTVELGELGYFSPSLNCRPVMEKKEVRAASVSLRGLNFRVSRDFYRTLNEKAGFERHPKSSVSTPQSVSREHCLELLKAHFLTAPCISRAQYSRMAGRSYKQAVVDLNTFVAEGVLMRYGAGRNVVYAKVFPKP
- a CDS encoding RluA family pseudouridine synthase; translated protein: MLHHFHTSVAGIPLPEKFTFPFCYTPHPLCVAAAKEVQDYLALQDAWKEELAQGKMFGVLVVKTQEGKVGYLAAFSGILAGKNMHPFFVPPVYDLLQPQGFFKKEEEQISQINARIRQLEEDETYRRQLEQLSALQQTARNALEDAKAQMKAAKKKREERRRKAASHPGFPLSPEEEKDLIRESQFQKAEYKRMERAWKEQIIPLQQSVSGHEAGIQALKAERKARSAALQQKLFEQFKMLNYRGEVRTLCDIFEQTAHKTPPAGAGECAAPKLLQHAYLHGWKPVAMAEFWWGESPKTEIRHHGHYYPACKGKCEPILKHMLKGLEVDENPMQKALLQSAAQELETVYEDEWLLVVNKPAGMLSVPGKEEAVSVYSVMRGRYPEADGPLIVHRLDMATSGLLVIAKTKQVHQNLQAQFRDRSVSKRYIALLQGIVSPDTGTVELPLCLNPLDRPRQMVHTEHGKPAVTDFEVLERKDNHTRIAFYPRTGRTHQLRVHAAHPLGLHCPIIGDELYGKKAERLYLHAEALEFTHPITGKRVIINQKADF